One genomic region from Sulfolobales archaeon encodes:
- a CDS encoding winged helix-turn-helix domain-containing protein gives MKKRSRARIVYDILYHLAYKGSTTITGLTYIARMPYDRLENLLKELEGKGLVLIAYEGSSKRVSITEKGLKSLEDLEKAIKILEKLGLEG, from the coding sequence ATGAAGAAAAGATCTAGAGCTAGGATTGTATATGATATACTATATCACCTAGCATATAAGGGCTCAACAACAATAACAGGCCTCACATATATCGCTAGAATGCCCTATGATAGGCTGGAGAACCTGCTTAAAGAGCTTGAGGGGAAAGGACTTGTATTGATAGCCTATGAGGGGTCGTCGAAGAGGGTGTCGATAACGGAGAAGGGGTTGAAGAGTCTCGAGGATCTTGAGAAGGCGATTAAGATCCTCGAAAAGCTAGGCCTCGAAGGTTAG